In a single window of the Desulfovibrio mangrovi genome:
- a CDS encoding YggS family pyridoxal phosphate-dependent enzyme produces MMNEQESGALVARYHEVRERIEGAVRKAGRDAGSVSLVAVSKTHPAESVEVVAGEGQVVFGESYVQEALAKQEELSRLPLEWHFIGHLQSKKARDVVGRFALIHGVDNLKLAQNLQNRMAMLPVTTTGADVSVQDILIQVNIGREPQKGGIAIEDLLPFAEDVVKLPQLRLRGLMCMPPFHCVGDLASPFFAHLRELKEQVERHVGMTLPHLSMGMSQDFEQAIAEGATLVRVGTDIFGERPA; encoded by the coding sequence ATGATGAACGAGCAAGAATCGGGCGCGCTGGTTGCGCGCTATCATGAAGTGCGGGAACGGATAGAGGGTGCTGTGCGTAAGGCCGGAAGGGACGCTGGTTCCGTTTCGCTGGTGGCTGTTTCCAAGACGCATCCTGCCGAATCTGTTGAAGTTGTTGCCGGAGAAGGGCAGGTCGTCTTTGGCGAGAGCTATGTGCAGGAAGCCTTGGCCAAGCAGGAAGAGCTATCCCGTCTTCCCTTGGAATGGCATTTCATCGGCCATTTGCAGAGCAAGAAGGCCAGGGATGTGGTGGGGCGTTTTGCCCTCATTCACGGCGTTGACAATCTTAAGTTGGCACAGAATCTGCAAAATCGTATGGCAATGCTGCCGGTTACGACGACCGGTGCTGACGTAAGTGTTCAAGACATCCTTATTCAGGTGAATATCGGCAGGGAGCCGCAGAAAGGTGGCATCGCCATCGAGGACCTGCTCCCCTTTGCCGAGGATGTGGTCAAGCTGCCGCAGCTGCGTCTGCGCGGGCTGATGTGCATGCCGCCCTTCCATTGTGTGGGTGATCTGGCATCCCCGTTTTTCGCACACCTGCGGGAATTGAAGGAACAGGTCGAACGGCATGTCGGCATGACGTTGCCGCATCTTTCCATGGGCATGTCTCAGGACTTTGAGCAGGCCATTGCGGAAGGTGCCACGCTGGTTCGAGTGGGTACGGATATTTTCGGAGAACGTCCTGCCTGA
- the era gene encoding GTPase Era, whose translation MSETEHRCGWVAMMGPPNAGKSTMLNAFLGQKVAIVTPKPQTTRNQISGILSRPDAQIIFMDTPGIHQLRGKMNKMLLQTAWQAMSGADVVMVVLDSDLYIRKPEFFENDIEPLSEAILNESRPVVVAVNKVDLFRDKSKMLPFLERLSKLWPNAEVVPVSAKNADGLTKILDYIKSKLPVSPPLYPADQLSTMPMRFMAAEVVREKLFLDLRQELPYYTAVEIEKWDDTGDRIYVNAIIYVARKTHKAMVIGKGGQTLKSVGTAARKELQEMTGKKVHLELWVKIREGWTEDIGFLRMLGMSS comes from the coding sequence ATGAGTGAAACAGAACACCGTTGCGGGTGGGTGGCCATGATGGGACCGCCTAACGCGGGCAAGTCCACCATGCTTAACGCATTTCTTGGGCAGAAGGTGGCCATTGTCACCCCCAAGCCGCAGACCACGCGCAACCAGATCAGCGGCATACTTTCCCGTCCGGATGCCCAGATCATTTTCATGGACACCCCCGGCATTCACCAGCTTCGCGGCAAGATGAACAAGATGCTGCTGCAGACCGCATGGCAGGCCATGAGCGGTGCAGACGTGGTCATGGTTGTGCTTGATTCCGACCTGTACATCCGCAAGCCGGAGTTTTTCGAAAACGATATCGAGCCGCTGAGCGAGGCGATTCTGAACGAGAGCCGCCCCGTGGTCGTGGCCGTGAACAAGGTGGACCTCTTCCGCGACAAGTCGAAGATGCTGCCTTTCCTCGAGCGCCTCAGCAAGCTGTGGCCCAATGCCGAGGTAGTTCCCGTATCCGCCAAGAATGCGGACGGTCTGACCAAGATTCTTGATTACATCAAGAGCAAGCTGCCCGTCAGCCCGCCCCTGTATCCGGCCGATCAGCTCTCCACCATGCCCATGCGCTTCATGGCGGCTGAAGTGGTACGCGAAAAGCTCTTCCTCGACCTGCGTCAGGAATTGCCGTACTATACCGCCGTGGAGATTGAAAAATGGGACGACACCGGTGATCGCATTTACGTGAACGCCATCATCTATGTTGCCCGCAAGACCCACAAGGCCATGGTCATCGGCAAGGGGGGCCAGACCCTGAAGAGTGTGGGCACCGCCGCCCGCAAAGAGCTTCAGGAAATGACCGGCAAGAAGGTACATCTCGAACTGTGGGTGAAAATCCGCGAAGGCTGGACCGAGGATATCGGCTTCCTGCGCATGCTGGGGATGTCTTCGTAG